CCCCTCCCCAGACTTCCTGGGCCCCCAGCAGCGAGGCTGGGTCCcagaggggagcaggggagacgctgggaagaaagggaggggaagggctcCCTCACCTGTGAGCCTGAGCTCCAGGGGGTCACTGGGGTCCGACCACACCTGCGGATATCGACTGTGAAACACGTAGCAGCGGTAAATGCCCTCATGAAGGGCGGCCACAGCTGGGATGAGGAAGTCGCCCTGAGACTGCGGGTCCCCCCACTGGGAGCTGTTGGCCCCTCCCTCTCTGTAGAGCACAAAACCGTCATATCCTGGGTAGGAGCGACAGTGGAGGGTCACGTTCTGCCCCCGGGCCGCTTCTCCGCTTGGCTCTGCTGACAGCCGGGGCTTCTCGTAGTAGCCTGAGTGCAAAGCATCATGCTGGGAAAGTGAAGagtttattcactttatatttggatatacagagagacagagagggagggagggagggagggagggggagaaagagaaggagggagagtgaGCCAGGGCTCTCCTCCCCAGCCTTCCCCCACTGCCCCAGAGCCCCGGATCCGGGTTCCCCCTCTCCTGGCTGCAGG
The DNA window shown above is from Gracilinanus agilis isolate LMUSP501 unplaced genomic scaffold, AgileGrace unplaced_scaffold12868, whole genome shotgun sequence and carries:
- the LOC123254014 gene encoding platelet glycoprotein VI-like — its product is PVTLRCRGQPGAAGYRLMKGENVIENKPGAGAEAGFNISSMTYDTAGHYRCLYWIRSAVSEPSEPLELVATGYYEKPRLSAEPSGEAARGQNVTLHCRSYPGYDGFVLYREGGANSSQWGDPQSQGDFLIPAVAALHEGIYRCYVFHSRYPQVWSDPSDPLELRLT